The Chrysemys picta bellii isolate R12L10 chromosome 12, ASM1138683v2, whole genome shotgun sequence genome has a segment encoding these proteins:
- the SPATA20 gene encoding spermatogenesis-associated protein 20 isoform X2 — protein sequence MLIPLISVYSTCLSSLGPSFAVNLPFHSRLSLLSLLCLPHSTPPPIWNPLPDLLHPVSILSSSFMSYFRSYSIHKAHPVLGLLQNDGKRVRKDEPHKKCGTQETRLTELLVTVFLRGGPAMATGGKSSRSSIHRYTNRLINEKSPYLLQHAHNPVDWYPWGQEAFDKAKKENKLIFLSVGYSTCHWCHVMEQESFKNKEIGKILNDNFVCIKVDREERPDVDKVYMTFVQATSSGGGWPMSVWLTPDLKPFIGGTYFPPEDGIYQVGFRTVLLRIADQGFHRYSTDQRWHVPHFEKMLYDQGQLAVAYARAFQISGDEFFADVAADVLLYVSRDLSDRAGGFYSAEDADSYPTAKSKEKREGAFCVWTAEEIRRLLPEPVEGASERKTLADVFMHHYGVKEGGNVSPAKDPHKELRGQNVLIVQYSLELTAARFGLGLEQLKTMLAKSRERLCKARGHRPRPHLDTKMLASWNGLMISGFAQSGAILGKEEYVSRAGRAADFLRSHLFDASSGRLLRSCYRGKGSAVEQSAVPIQGFLEDYVFVIQALFDLYEASLNQSWLEWALQLQRKQDELFWDSKGFAYFSSEAGDSSLLLRLKDDQDGVEPSTNSVAVANLLRAACYSGNMEWVKKAGQILAAFSERLLKIPVALPEMARATVAFHRTLKQVVICGAPEGEDTKDLLRCVHSVFAPNKVLMLADGDSTGFLYHHLPFLSSLERKEGKATAYLCENFACSLPVTSSQELRKLLLL from the exons ATGCTAATCCCCCTTATAAGTGTCTACTCTACCTGTCTGTCTTCTCTTGGCCCAAGCTTTGCAGTTAACCTTCCCTTTCATTCTCGTCTCTCGCTCTTGTCTTTGCTCTGTCTCCCACAttccacacccccccccatcTGGAACCCCCTTCCAGACCTTCTCCACCCTgtctccatcctctcctcctccttcatgTCCTATTTCAGGAGTTACTCCATTCACAAGGCCCACCCGGTCCTTGGTCTTCTCCAAAATGATGGCAAGAGAGTGAGAAAAGATGAGCCCCACAAAAAGTGTGGGACCCAAGAGACCCGGCTCACTGAATTACTTGT GACTGTGTTTCTGAGAGGGGGCCCAGCCATGGCCACAGGAGGGAAAAGCAGCCGATCTAGCATCCATCGTTACACCAACCGTCTGATTAACGAGAAGTCTCCCTACCTCCTCCAGCATGCCCACAATCCGGTGGACTG GTACCCGTGGGGCCAGGAAGCCTTTgataaagcaaagaaagaaaacaagctGATATTTCTGTCAG TCGGCTATTCCACCTGCCACTGGTGCCACGTGATGGAGCAGGAGTCCTTCAAGAACAAAGAGATCGGCAAGATTCTGAATGACAACTTTGTGTGCATAAAAGTGGATCGTGAGGAGAGGCCAGATGTGGATAAAGTTTACATGACCTTTGTGCAG GCTACCAGCAGTGGAGGGGGCTGGCCAATGAGTGTGTGGCTGACTCCTGACCTCAAACCCTTCATAGGTGGGACGTATTTCCCTCCCGAAGATGGAATTTACCAAGTCGGCTTTCGAACGGTGCTTCTCCGAATTGCCGATCAG GGATTCCACCGCTACTCCACCGACCAGAGATGGCATGTTCCTCACTTTGAGAAGATGCTGTATGATCAGGGGCAGCTAGCAGTGGCCTATGCCAGGGCGTTTCAG ATTTCTGGCGATGAATTCTTTGCAGATGTTGCTGCGGACGTTCTGCTCTATGTCTCCCGAGATCTGAGCGACAGG GCTGGAGGATTCTACAGCGCAGAGGACGCAGACTCCTACCCAACAGCCAAGTCCAAAGAGAAGCGGGAGGGGGCGTTCTGCGTGTGGACGGCAGAGGAAATACGGCGCCTCCTTCCAGAGCCTGTGGAGGGGGCCTCGGAGAGGAAGACTCTGGCAGATGTGTTCATGCATCACTATGGGGTGAAGGAAGGTGGGAACGTGAGCCCAGCAAAG GACCCGCACAAGGAGCTGAGGGGGCAGAACGTGCTGATTGTGCAGTATTCCCTGGAGCTGACAGCAGCCAGGTTCGGGCTGGGCCTGGAACAGCTCAAGACGATGCTGGCGAAGAGCAGAGAGCGGCTCTGCAAAGCCCGGGGTCACCGACCGCGCCCGCATCTGGACACCAAGATGCTGGCGTCCTGGAATG GCCTGATGATCTCGGGCTTCGCTCAGAGCGGGGCGATCCTCGGCAAGGAGGAGTACGTCAGCCGGGCCGGGCGGGCTGCTGACTTCCTGCGAAGCCACCTGTTCGATGCCAGCAGCGGCAGGCTGCTGCGGAGCTGCTACCGGGGCAAAGGCAGcgcggtggagcagag CGCTGTTCCCATTCAGGGCTTCCTGGAGGATTATGTCTTTGTGATCCAGGCGCTCTTCGACCTTTACGAGGCCTCGCTGAACCAGAGCTGGCTGGAGTGGGCCCTGCAGCTCCAGCGCAAACAAGACGAGCTCTTCTGGGACTCCAAAGGCTTTGCGTATTTCTCCAGCGAGGCCGGGGACTCCTCTCTGCTCCTCCGCTTGAAGGATG ATCAAGATGGCGTGGAGCCCAGCACCAACTCCGTGGCCGTCGCTAACCTGCTCAGGGCAGCCTGTTACTCCGGCAACATGGAGTGGGTGAAGAAAGCCGGGCAGATCCTGGCTGCCTTCTCGGAGAGGCTGCTGAAGATCCCCGTGGCCCTGCCAGAGATGGCCCGAGCCACCGTGGCCTTTCACCGCACTCTCAAACAG GTCGTTATCTGCGGCGCCCCAGAAGGAGAAGATACTAAAGATCTGCTCCGCTGTGTCCACTCCGTCTTCGCTCCAAACAAG
- the SPATA20 gene encoding spermatogenesis-associated protein 20 isoform X5, with protein sequence MISAPLLRRCCCLLSRRAGANRAAWTRRTVFLRGGPAMATGGKSSRSSIHRYTNRLINEKSPYLLQHAHNPVDWYPWGQEAFDKAKKENKLIFLSVGYSTCHWCHVMEQESFKNKEIGKILNDNFVCIKVDREERPDVDKVYMTFVQATSSGGGWPMSVWLTPDLKPFIGGTYFPPEDGIYQVGFRTVLLRIADQWKRNKNALVENSERIMSALLARAEISIKGEDSPPPFPEVMARCFQQLSESYDEEYGGFSEFPKFPTPVNLNFLFTYWALHRASPDGARALQMALHTLKMMAYGGIHDHIAQGFHRYSTDQRWHVPHFEKMLYDQGQLAVAYARAFQISGDEFFADVAADVLLYVSRDLSDRAGGFYSAEDADSYPTAKSKEKREGAFCVWTAEEIRRLLPEPVEGASERKTLADVFMHHYGVKEGGNVSPAKDPHKELRGQNVLIVQYSLELTAARFGLGLEQLKTMLAKSRERLCKARGHRPRPHLDTKMLASWNGLMISGFAQSGAILGKEEYVSRAGRAADFLRSHLFDASSGRLLRSCYRGKGSAVEQSAVPIQGFLEDYVFVIQALFDLYEASLNQSWLEWALQLQRKQDELFWDSKGFAYFSSEAGDSSLLLRLKDDQDGVEPSTNSVAVANLLRAACYSGNMEWVKKAGQILAAFSERLLKIPVALPEMARATVAFHRTLKQVVICGAPEGEDTKDLLRCVHSVFAPNKVLMLADGDSTGFLYHHLPFLSSLERKEGKATAYLCENFACSLPVTSSQELRKLLLL encoded by the exons ATGATCTCCGCCCCCCTTCTCcgccgctgctgctgcctcctgtcCCGCCGGGCCGGAGCGAACCGAGCCGCCTGGACTCGCAG GACTGTGTTTCTGAGAGGGGGCCCAGCCATGGCCACAGGAGGGAAAAGCAGCCGATCTAGCATCCATCGTTACACCAACCGTCTGATTAACGAGAAGTCTCCCTACCTCCTCCAGCATGCCCACAATCCGGTGGACTG GTACCCGTGGGGCCAGGAAGCCTTTgataaagcaaagaaagaaaacaagctGATATTTCTGTCAG TCGGCTATTCCACCTGCCACTGGTGCCACGTGATGGAGCAGGAGTCCTTCAAGAACAAAGAGATCGGCAAGATTCTGAATGACAACTTTGTGTGCATAAAAGTGGATCGTGAGGAGAGGCCAGATGTGGATAAAGTTTACATGACCTTTGTGCAG GCTACCAGCAGTGGAGGGGGCTGGCCAATGAGTGTGTGGCTGACTCCTGACCTCAAACCCTTCATAGGTGGGACGTATTTCCCTCCCGAAGATGGAATTTACCAAGTCGGCTTTCGAACGGTGCTTCTCCGAATTGCCGATCAG TGGAAGCGGAACAAAAATGCCCTTGTGGAGAATAGCGAGAGGATTATGTCAGCGCTGCTGGCCAGGGCTGAGATCAGCATCAAAGGGGAAGATTCGcccccaccttttccagaggTGATGGCCAGGTGTTTCCAGCAGCTATCTGAATCATATGATGAGGAATATGGCGGCTTTTCAGAGTTTCCAAAGTTCCCCACGCCAG TCAATTTAAATTTCCTGTTCACATACTGGGCCCTACACCGGGCATCCCCTGATGGTGCACGGGCCCTGCAGATGGCGCTGCACACTCTCAAGATGATGGCCTATGGTGGGATTCATGATCACATTGCTCAG GGATTCCACCGCTACTCCACCGACCAGAGATGGCATGTTCCTCACTTTGAGAAGATGCTGTATGATCAGGGGCAGCTAGCAGTGGCCTATGCCAGGGCGTTTCAG ATTTCTGGCGATGAATTCTTTGCAGATGTTGCTGCGGACGTTCTGCTCTATGTCTCCCGAGATCTGAGCGACAGG GCTGGAGGATTCTACAGCGCAGAGGACGCAGACTCCTACCCAACAGCCAAGTCCAAAGAGAAGCGGGAGGGGGCGTTCTGCGTGTGGACGGCAGAGGAAATACGGCGCCTCCTTCCAGAGCCTGTGGAGGGGGCCTCGGAGAGGAAGACTCTGGCAGATGTGTTCATGCATCACTATGGGGTGAAGGAAGGTGGGAACGTGAGCCCAGCAAAG GACCCGCACAAGGAGCTGAGGGGGCAGAACGTGCTGATTGTGCAGTATTCCCTGGAGCTGACAGCAGCCAGGTTCGGGCTGGGCCTGGAACAGCTCAAGACGATGCTGGCGAAGAGCAGAGAGCGGCTCTGCAAAGCCCGGGGTCACCGACCGCGCCCGCATCTGGACACCAAGATGCTGGCGTCCTGGAATG GCCTGATGATCTCGGGCTTCGCTCAGAGCGGGGCGATCCTCGGCAAGGAGGAGTACGTCAGCCGGGCCGGGCGGGCTGCTGACTTCCTGCGAAGCCACCTGTTCGATGCCAGCAGCGGCAGGCTGCTGCGGAGCTGCTACCGGGGCAAAGGCAGcgcggtggagcagag CGCTGTTCCCATTCAGGGCTTCCTGGAGGATTATGTCTTTGTGATCCAGGCGCTCTTCGACCTTTACGAGGCCTCGCTGAACCAGAGCTGGCTGGAGTGGGCCCTGCAGCTCCAGCGCAAACAAGACGAGCTCTTCTGGGACTCCAAAGGCTTTGCGTATTTCTCCAGCGAGGCCGGGGACTCCTCTCTGCTCCTCCGCTTGAAGGATG ATCAAGATGGCGTGGAGCCCAGCACCAACTCCGTGGCCGTCGCTAACCTGCTCAGGGCAGCCTGTTACTCCGGCAACATGGAGTGGGTGAAGAAAGCCGGGCAGATCCTGGCTGCCTTCTCGGAGAGGCTGCTGAAGATCCCCGTGGCCCTGCCAGAGATGGCCCGAGCCACCGTGGCCTTTCACCGCACTCTCAAACAG GTCGTTATCTGCGGCGCCCCAGAAGGAGAAGATACTAAAGATCTGCTCCGCTGTGTCCACTCCGTCTTCGCTCCAAACAAG
- the SPATA20 gene encoding spermatogenesis-associated protein 20 isoform X3 has product MEQESFKNKEIGKILNDNFVCIKVDREERPDVDKVYMTFVQATSSGGGWPMSVWLTPDLKPFIGGTYFPPEDGIYQVGFRTVLLRIADQWKRNKNALVENSERIMSALLARAEISIKGEDSPPPFPEVMARCFQQLSESYDEEYGGFSEFPKFPTPVNLNFLFTYWALHRASPDGARALQMALHTLKMMAYGGIHDHIAQGFHRYSTDQRWHVPHFEKMLYDQGQLAVAYARAFQISGDEFFADVAADVLLYVSRDLSDRAGGFYSAEDADSYPTAKSKEKREGAFCVWTAEEIRRLLPEPVEGASERKTLADVFMHHYGVKEGGNVSPAKDPHKELRGQNVLIVQYSLELTAARFGLGLEQLKTMLAKSRERLCKARGHRPRPHLDTKMLASWNGLMISGFAQSGAILGKEEYVSRAGRAADFLRSHLFDASSGRLLRSCYRGKGSAVEQSAVPIQGFLEDYVFVIQALFDLYEASLNQSWLEWALQLQRKQDELFWDSKGFAYFSSEAGDSSLLLRLKDDQDGVEPSTNSVAVANLLRAACYSGNMEWVKKAGQILAAFSERLLKIPVALPEMARATVAFHRTLKQVVICGAPEGEDTKDLLRCVHSVFAPNKVLMLADGDSTGFLYHHLPFLSSLERKEGKATAYLCENFACSLPVTSSQELRKLLLL; this is encoded by the exons ATGGAGCAGGAGTCCTTCAAGAACAAAGAGATCGGCAAGATTCTGAATGACAACTTTGTGTGCATAAAAGTGGATCGTGAGGAGAGGCCAGATGTGGATAAAGTTTACATGACCTTTGTGCAG GCTACCAGCAGTGGAGGGGGCTGGCCAATGAGTGTGTGGCTGACTCCTGACCTCAAACCCTTCATAGGTGGGACGTATTTCCCTCCCGAAGATGGAATTTACCAAGTCGGCTTTCGAACGGTGCTTCTCCGAATTGCCGATCAG TGGAAGCGGAACAAAAATGCCCTTGTGGAGAATAGCGAGAGGATTATGTCAGCGCTGCTGGCCAGGGCTGAGATCAGCATCAAAGGGGAAGATTCGcccccaccttttccagaggTGATGGCCAGGTGTTTCCAGCAGCTATCTGAATCATATGATGAGGAATATGGCGGCTTTTCAGAGTTTCCAAAGTTCCCCACGCCAG TCAATTTAAATTTCCTGTTCACATACTGGGCCCTACACCGGGCATCCCCTGATGGTGCACGGGCCCTGCAGATGGCGCTGCACACTCTCAAGATGATGGCCTATGGTGGGATTCATGATCACATTGCTCAG GGATTCCACCGCTACTCCACCGACCAGAGATGGCATGTTCCTCACTTTGAGAAGATGCTGTATGATCAGGGGCAGCTAGCAGTGGCCTATGCCAGGGCGTTTCAG ATTTCTGGCGATGAATTCTTTGCAGATGTTGCTGCGGACGTTCTGCTCTATGTCTCCCGAGATCTGAGCGACAGG GCTGGAGGATTCTACAGCGCAGAGGACGCAGACTCCTACCCAACAGCCAAGTCCAAAGAGAAGCGGGAGGGGGCGTTCTGCGTGTGGACGGCAGAGGAAATACGGCGCCTCCTTCCAGAGCCTGTGGAGGGGGCCTCGGAGAGGAAGACTCTGGCAGATGTGTTCATGCATCACTATGGGGTGAAGGAAGGTGGGAACGTGAGCCCAGCAAAG GACCCGCACAAGGAGCTGAGGGGGCAGAACGTGCTGATTGTGCAGTATTCCCTGGAGCTGACAGCAGCCAGGTTCGGGCTGGGCCTGGAACAGCTCAAGACGATGCTGGCGAAGAGCAGAGAGCGGCTCTGCAAAGCCCGGGGTCACCGACCGCGCCCGCATCTGGACACCAAGATGCTGGCGTCCTGGAATG GCCTGATGATCTCGGGCTTCGCTCAGAGCGGGGCGATCCTCGGCAAGGAGGAGTACGTCAGCCGGGCCGGGCGGGCTGCTGACTTCCTGCGAAGCCACCTGTTCGATGCCAGCAGCGGCAGGCTGCTGCGGAGCTGCTACCGGGGCAAAGGCAGcgcggtggagcagag CGCTGTTCCCATTCAGGGCTTCCTGGAGGATTATGTCTTTGTGATCCAGGCGCTCTTCGACCTTTACGAGGCCTCGCTGAACCAGAGCTGGCTGGAGTGGGCCCTGCAGCTCCAGCGCAAACAAGACGAGCTCTTCTGGGACTCCAAAGGCTTTGCGTATTTCTCCAGCGAGGCCGGGGACTCCTCTCTGCTCCTCCGCTTGAAGGATG ATCAAGATGGCGTGGAGCCCAGCACCAACTCCGTGGCCGTCGCTAACCTGCTCAGGGCAGCCTGTTACTCCGGCAACATGGAGTGGGTGAAGAAAGCCGGGCAGATCCTGGCTGCCTTCTCGGAGAGGCTGCTGAAGATCCCCGTGGCCCTGCCAGAGATGGCCCGAGCCACCGTGGCCTTTCACCGCACTCTCAAACAG GTCGTTATCTGCGGCGCCCCAGAAGGAGAAGATACTAAAGATCTGCTCCGCTGTGTCCACTCCGTCTTCGCTCCAAACAAG
- the SPATA20 gene encoding spermatogenesis-associated protein 20 isoform X1 translates to MLIPLISVYSTCLSSLGPSFAVNLPFHSRLSLLSLLCLPHSTPPPIWNPLPDLLHPVSILSSSFMSYFRSYSIHKAHPVLGLLQNDGKRVRKDEPHKKCGTQETRLTELLVTVFLRGGPAMATGGKSSRSSIHRYTNRLINEKSPYLLQHAHNPVDWYPWGQEAFDKAKKENKLIFLSVGYSTCHWCHVMEQESFKNKEIGKILNDNFVCIKVDREERPDVDKVYMTFVQATSSGGGWPMSVWLTPDLKPFIGGTYFPPEDGIYQVGFRTVLLRIADQWKRNKNALVENSERIMSALLARAEISIKGEDSPPPFPEVMARCFQQLSESYDEEYGGFSEFPKFPTPVNLNFLFTYWALHRASPDGARALQMALHTLKMMAYGGIHDHIAQGFHRYSTDQRWHVPHFEKMLYDQGQLAVAYARAFQISGDEFFADVAADVLLYVSRDLSDRAGGFYSAEDADSYPTAKSKEKREGAFCVWTAEEIRRLLPEPVEGASERKTLADVFMHHYGVKEGGNVSPAKDPHKELRGQNVLIVQYSLELTAARFGLGLEQLKTMLAKSRERLCKARGHRPRPHLDTKMLASWNGLMISGFAQSGAILGKEEYVSRAGRAADFLRSHLFDASSGRLLRSCYRGKGSAVEQSAVPIQGFLEDYVFVIQALFDLYEASLNQSWLEWALQLQRKQDELFWDSKGFAYFSSEAGDSSLLLRLKDDQDGVEPSTNSVAVANLLRAACYSGNMEWVKKAGQILAAFSERLLKIPVALPEMARATVAFHRTLKQVVICGAPEGEDTKDLLRCVHSVFAPNKVLMLADGDSTGFLYHHLPFLSSLERKEGKATAYLCENFACSLPVTSSQELRKLLLL, encoded by the exons ATGCTAATCCCCCTTATAAGTGTCTACTCTACCTGTCTGTCTTCTCTTGGCCCAAGCTTTGCAGTTAACCTTCCCTTTCATTCTCGTCTCTCGCTCTTGTCTTTGCTCTGTCTCCCACAttccacacccccccccatcTGGAACCCCCTTCCAGACCTTCTCCACCCTgtctccatcctctcctcctccttcatgTCCTATTTCAGGAGTTACTCCATTCACAAGGCCCACCCGGTCCTTGGTCTTCTCCAAAATGATGGCAAGAGAGTGAGAAAAGATGAGCCCCACAAAAAGTGTGGGACCCAAGAGACCCGGCTCACTGAATTACTTGT GACTGTGTTTCTGAGAGGGGGCCCAGCCATGGCCACAGGAGGGAAAAGCAGCCGATCTAGCATCCATCGTTACACCAACCGTCTGATTAACGAGAAGTCTCCCTACCTCCTCCAGCATGCCCACAATCCGGTGGACTG GTACCCGTGGGGCCAGGAAGCCTTTgataaagcaaagaaagaaaacaagctGATATTTCTGTCAG TCGGCTATTCCACCTGCCACTGGTGCCACGTGATGGAGCAGGAGTCCTTCAAGAACAAAGAGATCGGCAAGATTCTGAATGACAACTTTGTGTGCATAAAAGTGGATCGTGAGGAGAGGCCAGATGTGGATAAAGTTTACATGACCTTTGTGCAG GCTACCAGCAGTGGAGGGGGCTGGCCAATGAGTGTGTGGCTGACTCCTGACCTCAAACCCTTCATAGGTGGGACGTATTTCCCTCCCGAAGATGGAATTTACCAAGTCGGCTTTCGAACGGTGCTTCTCCGAATTGCCGATCAG TGGAAGCGGAACAAAAATGCCCTTGTGGAGAATAGCGAGAGGATTATGTCAGCGCTGCTGGCCAGGGCTGAGATCAGCATCAAAGGGGAAGATTCGcccccaccttttccagaggTGATGGCCAGGTGTTTCCAGCAGCTATCTGAATCATATGATGAGGAATATGGCGGCTTTTCAGAGTTTCCAAAGTTCCCCACGCCAG TCAATTTAAATTTCCTGTTCACATACTGGGCCCTACACCGGGCATCCCCTGATGGTGCACGGGCCCTGCAGATGGCGCTGCACACTCTCAAGATGATGGCCTATGGTGGGATTCATGATCACATTGCTCAG GGATTCCACCGCTACTCCACCGACCAGAGATGGCATGTTCCTCACTTTGAGAAGATGCTGTATGATCAGGGGCAGCTAGCAGTGGCCTATGCCAGGGCGTTTCAG ATTTCTGGCGATGAATTCTTTGCAGATGTTGCTGCGGACGTTCTGCTCTATGTCTCCCGAGATCTGAGCGACAGG GCTGGAGGATTCTACAGCGCAGAGGACGCAGACTCCTACCCAACAGCCAAGTCCAAAGAGAAGCGGGAGGGGGCGTTCTGCGTGTGGACGGCAGAGGAAATACGGCGCCTCCTTCCAGAGCCTGTGGAGGGGGCCTCGGAGAGGAAGACTCTGGCAGATGTGTTCATGCATCACTATGGGGTGAAGGAAGGTGGGAACGTGAGCCCAGCAAAG GACCCGCACAAGGAGCTGAGGGGGCAGAACGTGCTGATTGTGCAGTATTCCCTGGAGCTGACAGCAGCCAGGTTCGGGCTGGGCCTGGAACAGCTCAAGACGATGCTGGCGAAGAGCAGAGAGCGGCTCTGCAAAGCCCGGGGTCACCGACCGCGCCCGCATCTGGACACCAAGATGCTGGCGTCCTGGAATG GCCTGATGATCTCGGGCTTCGCTCAGAGCGGGGCGATCCTCGGCAAGGAGGAGTACGTCAGCCGGGCCGGGCGGGCTGCTGACTTCCTGCGAAGCCACCTGTTCGATGCCAGCAGCGGCAGGCTGCTGCGGAGCTGCTACCGGGGCAAAGGCAGcgcggtggagcagag CGCTGTTCCCATTCAGGGCTTCCTGGAGGATTATGTCTTTGTGATCCAGGCGCTCTTCGACCTTTACGAGGCCTCGCTGAACCAGAGCTGGCTGGAGTGGGCCCTGCAGCTCCAGCGCAAACAAGACGAGCTCTTCTGGGACTCCAAAGGCTTTGCGTATTTCTCCAGCGAGGCCGGGGACTCCTCTCTGCTCCTCCGCTTGAAGGATG ATCAAGATGGCGTGGAGCCCAGCACCAACTCCGTGGCCGTCGCTAACCTGCTCAGGGCAGCCTGTTACTCCGGCAACATGGAGTGGGTGAAGAAAGCCGGGCAGATCCTGGCTGCCTTCTCGGAGAGGCTGCTGAAGATCCCCGTGGCCCTGCCAGAGATGGCCCGAGCCACCGTGGCCTTTCACCGCACTCTCAAACAG GTCGTTATCTGCGGCGCCCCAGAAGGAGAAGATACTAAAGATCTGCTCCGCTGTGTCCACTCCGTCTTCGCTCCAAACAAG
- the SPATA20 gene encoding spermatogenesis-associated protein 20 isoform X4, with the protein MISAPLLRRCCCLLSRRAGANRAAWTRRTVFLRGGPAMATGGKSSRSSIHRYTNRLINEKSPYLLQHAHNPVDWYPWGQEAFDKAKKENKLIFLSVGYSTCHWCHVMEQESFKNKEIGKILNDNFVCIKVDREERPDVDKVYMTFVQATSSGGGWPMSVWLTPDLKPFIGGTYFPPEDGIYQVGFRTVLLRIADQGFHRYSTDQRWHVPHFEKMLYDQGQLAVAYARAFQISGDEFFADVAADVLLYVSRDLSDRAGGFYSAEDADSYPTAKSKEKREGAFCVWTAEEIRRLLPEPVEGASERKTLADVFMHHYGVKEGGNVSPAKDPHKELRGQNVLIVQYSLELTAARFGLGLEQLKTMLAKSRERLCKARGHRPRPHLDTKMLASWNGLMISGFAQSGAILGKEEYVSRAGRAADFLRSHLFDASSGRLLRSCYRGKGSAVEQSAVPIQGFLEDYVFVIQALFDLYEASLNQSWLEWALQLQRKQDELFWDSKGFAYFSSEAGDSSLLLRLKDDQDGVEPSTNSVAVANLLRAACYSGNMEWVKKAGQILAAFSERLLKIPVALPEMARATVAFHRTLKQVVICGAPEGEDTKDLLRCVHSVFAPNKVLMLADGDSTGFLYHHLPFLSSLERKEGKATAYLCENFACSLPVTSSQELRKLLLL; encoded by the exons ATGATCTCCGCCCCCCTTCTCcgccgctgctgctgcctcctgtcCCGCCGGGCCGGAGCGAACCGAGCCGCCTGGACTCGCAG GACTGTGTTTCTGAGAGGGGGCCCAGCCATGGCCACAGGAGGGAAAAGCAGCCGATCTAGCATCCATCGTTACACCAACCGTCTGATTAACGAGAAGTCTCCCTACCTCCTCCAGCATGCCCACAATCCGGTGGACTG GTACCCGTGGGGCCAGGAAGCCTTTgataaagcaaagaaagaaaacaagctGATATTTCTGTCAG TCGGCTATTCCACCTGCCACTGGTGCCACGTGATGGAGCAGGAGTCCTTCAAGAACAAAGAGATCGGCAAGATTCTGAATGACAACTTTGTGTGCATAAAAGTGGATCGTGAGGAGAGGCCAGATGTGGATAAAGTTTACATGACCTTTGTGCAG GCTACCAGCAGTGGAGGGGGCTGGCCAATGAGTGTGTGGCTGACTCCTGACCTCAAACCCTTCATAGGTGGGACGTATTTCCCTCCCGAAGATGGAATTTACCAAGTCGGCTTTCGAACGGTGCTTCTCCGAATTGCCGATCAG GGATTCCACCGCTACTCCACCGACCAGAGATGGCATGTTCCTCACTTTGAGAAGATGCTGTATGATCAGGGGCAGCTAGCAGTGGCCTATGCCAGGGCGTTTCAG ATTTCTGGCGATGAATTCTTTGCAGATGTTGCTGCGGACGTTCTGCTCTATGTCTCCCGAGATCTGAGCGACAGG GCTGGAGGATTCTACAGCGCAGAGGACGCAGACTCCTACCCAACAGCCAAGTCCAAAGAGAAGCGGGAGGGGGCGTTCTGCGTGTGGACGGCAGAGGAAATACGGCGCCTCCTTCCAGAGCCTGTGGAGGGGGCCTCGGAGAGGAAGACTCTGGCAGATGTGTTCATGCATCACTATGGGGTGAAGGAAGGTGGGAACGTGAGCCCAGCAAAG GACCCGCACAAGGAGCTGAGGGGGCAGAACGTGCTGATTGTGCAGTATTCCCTGGAGCTGACAGCAGCCAGGTTCGGGCTGGGCCTGGAACAGCTCAAGACGATGCTGGCGAAGAGCAGAGAGCGGCTCTGCAAAGCCCGGGGTCACCGACCGCGCCCGCATCTGGACACCAAGATGCTGGCGTCCTGGAATG GCCTGATGATCTCGGGCTTCGCTCAGAGCGGGGCGATCCTCGGCAAGGAGGAGTACGTCAGCCGGGCCGGGCGGGCTGCTGACTTCCTGCGAAGCCACCTGTTCGATGCCAGCAGCGGCAGGCTGCTGCGGAGCTGCTACCGGGGCAAAGGCAGcgcggtggagcagag CGCTGTTCCCATTCAGGGCTTCCTGGAGGATTATGTCTTTGTGATCCAGGCGCTCTTCGACCTTTACGAGGCCTCGCTGAACCAGAGCTGGCTGGAGTGGGCCCTGCAGCTCCAGCGCAAACAAGACGAGCTCTTCTGGGACTCCAAAGGCTTTGCGTATTTCTCCAGCGAGGCCGGGGACTCCTCTCTGCTCCTCCGCTTGAAGGATG ATCAAGATGGCGTGGAGCCCAGCACCAACTCCGTGGCCGTCGCTAACCTGCTCAGGGCAGCCTGTTACTCCGGCAACATGGAGTGGGTGAAGAAAGCCGGGCAGATCCTGGCTGCCTTCTCGGAGAGGCTGCTGAAGATCCCCGTGGCCCTGCCAGAGATGGCCCGAGCCACCGTGGCCTTTCACCGCACTCTCAAACAG GTCGTTATCTGCGGCGCCCCAGAAGGAGAAGATACTAAAGATCTGCTCCGCTGTGTCCACTCCGTCTTCGCTCCAAACAAG